In Desulfitobacterium chlororespirans DSM 11544, the following are encoded in one genomic region:
- a CDS encoding phage terminase large subunit family protein, producing the protein MSQSNKTANLFKRIAKNVAPPPILTVSQWADQYRKLSKEASAEPGQWRTSRTPYMREIMDAMNQAWVETIVMMTSSQVGKTEFLLNIIGYFIHQDPSPIILVQPTLELAQAFSKDRLSPMARDTPELKDKIGTGKSRDSGNTMLHKSFPGGHITMAGANSAASLASRPIRIVLLDEVDRYPASAGEEGDPVSLVTKRSTTFTNRKRVLVSTPTIKGASRIETAYENSTMEQWCLPCPSCGEYQPPSWDQIHFDSSGMVCKHCGVIHAELEWKAGEGKWIARKKNRKTRGFHLNELASPWKRWETIIEEFKEAKKSGIETFKAWTNTSLGESWEEEGEKLDEDALYNRREMYSSDVPDGVKILTAAVDTQDDRFEIEVQGWGAGHENWRIQYHVIYGDLKQPRAWTELDEYLKRSWRDAEGRLFSIAATCMDSGGHLTNEVYKFCKERAARRIFPIKGESPGDGTYLPLIIGTSTNNRYKATVIRLGVDEGKFKVMSALGVLPVDESGNKSVGYCHFPLTTPDKNRGYERQYFDGLTSEVMQKRYKKGVPYYVWVKVKVRNEPFDLAVYNRAAIELLQPDLDNMQPFCTHSAIVKTPAAAPTKRRRGTSSSV; encoded by the coding sequence GTGAGCCAATCGAACAAGACAGCTAATCTATTTAAGCGCATTGCGAAAAACGTTGCTCCTCCACCAATCCTTACTGTGAGCCAATGGGCAGATCAATACAGGAAACTCTCTAAAGAGGCTTCTGCCGAACCTGGGCAATGGAGGACCAGTCGCACTCCGTATATGAGAGAGATTATGGATGCCATGAACCAGGCTTGGGTCGAGACCATTGTTATGATGACCAGTTCCCAGGTTGGAAAAACAGAGTTCTTGCTCAACATCATTGGATATTTTATTCATCAAGACCCGAGCCCGATCATACTTGTGCAACCCACATTAGAACTAGCTCAAGCGTTTTCTAAAGATAGATTGTCACCTATGGCCCGAGACACGCCTGAATTAAAAGACAAGATTGGAACTGGGAAAAGTCGAGATAGCGGCAATACAATGCTGCATAAATCGTTTCCAGGTGGCCATATCACTATGGCGGGGGCAAATTCCGCGGCCTCCTTGGCTTCTCGGCCGATTCGGATCGTGTTGCTTGATGAAGTGGATCGTTACCCTGCTTCAGCTGGTGAAGAAGGCGATCCTGTTTCCCTGGTAACGAAACGATCTACGACGTTTACTAACCGCAAAAGAGTGCTGGTAAGCACCCCAACAATTAAAGGGGCATCCAGGATAGAGACGGCCTATGAAAACAGCACAATGGAGCAGTGGTGTTTGCCATGCCCGAGCTGTGGTGAGTATCAACCACCTTCTTGGGACCAGATTCATTTTGATTCGAGCGGTATGGTATGCAAGCACTGCGGGGTTATCCACGCTGAATTAGAATGGAAAGCCGGCGAGGGCAAATGGATTGCCAGGAAAAAGAATAGGAAAACCCGGGGTTTTCATTTAAACGAACTTGCATCGCCTTGGAAAAGATGGGAAACCATTATTGAGGAATTTAAAGAGGCTAAGAAAAGCGGCATAGAAACTTTTAAGGCGTGGACGAACACCTCACTTGGTGAGTCTTGGGAAGAAGAGGGCGAGAAGCTTGATGAAGATGCGCTATATAATCGCAGGGAGATGTATTCTTCAGATGTGCCGGATGGGGTAAAAATTCTAACAGCTGCAGTAGATACTCAGGATGATCGCTTTGAGATCGAGGTCCAGGGGTGGGGGGCTGGTCATGAAAACTGGAGAATCCAGTATCATGTCATTTATGGAGATCTGAAACAGCCCCGGGCCTGGACAGAGTTGGACGAATATTTAAAGCGCAGTTGGAGAGATGCCGAAGGGCGTCTTTTTTCTATTGCGGCTACCTGCATGGACTCTGGGGGGCACTTAACCAATGAGGTCTATAAGTTCTGCAAAGAAAGGGCGGCGCGTCGGATATTTCCAATCAAGGGCGAGAGCCCCGGGGACGGGACCTATCTCCCCCTAATTATCGGTACATCTACGAATAACCGCTATAAGGCAACGGTGATTCGTTTGGGGGTCGATGAAGGCAAGTTTAAGGTAATGAGCGCTTTAGGCGTATTGCCGGTTGATGAATCCGGAAACAAGTCCGTAGGTTATTGCCATTTTCCGTTAACTACGCCGGATAAAAATCGGGGATATGAGCGTCAATACTTCGACGGATTGACCTCTGAAGTGATGCAAAAACGCTATAAAAAAGGGGTGCCTTACTATGTCTGGGTCAAGGTAAAGGTCAGAAATGAACC